The Terriglobales bacterium genome includes a region encoding these proteins:
- the aspS gene encoding aspartate--tRNA ligase: MQLDFLGDLQRTHTCGALRAADADKEVVLMGWVNRRRDLGNLIFIDIRDRSGVSQVVFNHEANAALHEKASGLRSEYVIAVLGKVKQRDPSTYNKNIPTGEVEVVARELRLLNESKVLPFLPGEPDAAQLPNEEVRLKYRYLDLRRTPMQANIELRHKVALAIRNHLAGLGFYEIETPFMTRSTPEGARDYLVPSRVYPGSFYALPQSPQLFKQILMISGFDKYFQIVRCFRDEDLRADRQPEFTQIDLEMTFPQQERVFEVVEGFLKAAFKAAGIDLPTPFQRMTYDEAIRLYGIDKPDLRLPAMTDVKQCFTPEMMQTLDIADELPVVAIRIPSVGELSRKDRETAREKLWGGHVNLHLFDDLKRLDKSFAGVEEKLRSAAKGSSGDLVVVVAGRKSAVQELSTAGVLKTAGAFRLRLAEEYADRHKAFAGDLKDPKSYHLLWVTDFPMFEWEEESQRWMPAHHPFTSPHERDMEKVLAHKDLGSVRALAYDVVMNGTELGSGSIRIHRQDVQKQIFSALGMSEEEAKSRFGFFLEALEYGTPPHGGIALGLDRIVMILAGAESLREVIPFPKTAKAVDMMVDAPTPVSDAQLRELGIKVKN; encoded by the coding sequence TTGCAACTGGACTTTTTAGGCGATCTTCAACGTACACATACCTGCGGGGCATTGCGCGCCGCAGATGCTGACAAGGAAGTTGTGCTCATGGGTTGGGTCAACCGCCGCCGCGACCTGGGCAACCTCATCTTCATTGATATCCGCGACCGTAGCGGTGTGAGCCAGGTGGTCTTTAACCACGAGGCCAACGCTGCGCTGCACGAGAAGGCGTCCGGGCTGCGCTCGGAGTACGTCATTGCGGTGCTGGGCAAAGTGAAGCAGCGCGATCCCAGCACCTACAACAAAAATATCCCTACCGGTGAAGTCGAAGTTGTGGCGCGCGAGCTTCGCCTGTTGAACGAATCCAAGGTTCTGCCTTTTCTTCCCGGCGAGCCCGATGCGGCCCAATTACCTAACGAAGAGGTCCGCCTGAAGTACCGCTATCTCGACCTGCGCCGCACGCCCATGCAAGCCAACATCGAGTTGCGGCACAAGGTCGCGCTGGCCATCCGCAATCATCTGGCCGGGCTGGGTTTTTACGAAATCGAGACGCCGTTTATGACGCGCTCCACGCCTGAGGGCGCGCGCGACTATCTGGTGCCCAGCCGGGTCTATCCCGGGTCGTTCTATGCGCTGCCGCAATCGCCGCAGTTGTTTAAGCAGATCCTGATGATCTCGGGCTTCGACAAATATTTCCAGATCGTGCGCTGCTTCCGTGACGAAGACCTGCGCGCCGACCGCCAACCCGAGTTCACCCAGATTGACCTGGAGATGACCTTCCCGCAGCAGGAACGCGTCTTCGAAGTTGTAGAAGGATTCTTGAAGGCCGCTTTTAAGGCTGCGGGCATTGACCTGCCCACGCCTTTCCAGCGCATGACCTATGACGAGGCTATCCGCCTCTACGGCATTGATAAGCCCGACCTGCGCCTGCCTGCCATGACCGATGTAAAGCAATGCTTCACGCCGGAGATGATGCAGACGCTCGATATTGCAGACGAATTGCCGGTCGTGGCCATTCGCATCCCATCGGTGGGCGAGCTTTCGCGCAAAGACCGTGAGACGGCGCGCGAAAAGCTTTGGGGCGGACACGTGAATCTCCATCTATTCGACGACCTGAAGCGGCTCGATAAGTCGTTTGCAGGTGTTGAAGAAAAACTGCGCTCCGCAGCGAAGGGTTCTTCCGGTGATCTTGTTGTCGTGGTTGCCGGTAGAAAGTCCGCTGTTCAGGAACTCAGCACTGCTGGCGTGCTGAAGACCGCCGGAGCATTTCGCCTGCGGCTGGCAGAAGAATACGCCGACCGCCACAAGGCGTTTGCCGGTGATCTCAAAGACCCCAAGTCCTATCATCTGCTGTGGGTCACCGATTTCCCCATGTTTGAGTGGGAGGAGGAAAGCCAGCGCTGGATGCCGGCGCATCATCCCTTTACCTCGCCGCACGAGCGCGACATGGAAAAAGTTCTGGCGCATAAGGATCTCGGTTCGGTGCGCGCCCTGGCCTACGACGTTGTCATGAACGGCACCGAGCTGGGCTCGGGCTCCATCCGTATTCACCGCCAGGACGTACAGAAGCAAATCTTCAGTGCGCTGGGCATGAGCGAGGAAGAGGCCAAATCACGCTTCGGCTTTTTCCTTGAAGCGCTGGAGTACGGCACGCCTCCGCACGGGGGGATCGCACTGGGCTTGGATCGCATAGTCATGATTCTGGCCGGAGCCGAGAGTTTGCGTGAAGTTATCCCATTCCCAAAAACAGCCAAGGCGGTAGACATGATGGTGGACGCGCCTACTCCGGTCAGCGATGCGCAGTTACGAGAGCTGGGGATCAAGGTGAAAAACTGA
- the mutL gene encoding DNA mismatch repair endonuclease MutL codes for MKQSPLVSSAFTINHKMARIHVLPEHVANKIAAGEVVERPASVVKELLENSLDAGARRIKVQVEAGGRKLIQITDDGCGMVRDDALLAFERHATSKIKNADDLLNIATLGFRGEALPSIASVSRLLLETRAADESSGTLIEINGGKMQRVEDAGLPSGTTITVRDLFFNIPARRKFLKAESTELSHIASLVTHYALAHPEMHFELHSMSNAMLVAPPVAGHSERVFQVFGKEILDQLIPVSAELRLEHVGLPQPPPWKRDEDYQAPVPGELKLHGFVSKPEVQKLNRNSIFIFVNRRLIRDRVVQHAITEAYRNVIPPTVFPVVLLFLELPGEEVDVNVHPSKTEVRFRQGSTVHDFIRDSLRAALMQARPVPQFTREIHTQPTARQALTQGIAPAGSESDLAANAETAQSSDFVLQAPTLPPRNESFSFQEGISIDANAAASMLAPGPAGLVLETRNGSSWCSGIAVTEREVAPGQNEGPIALGNLKPLGQIRDSFIIAADPSGLWIIDQHVAHERVLFERILRQRETRHVESQRLLMPLIVELTAGQQAVFAEISDELRRNGFEVEPFGAGTIAVKAAPGGIDPADVERLLHELLDHLEKEDQSINLEKLRGEIAASIACHAAIKVNMPLEHSKMEWLISELSKTQCPMSCPHGRPVVLRYSVRDIQKAFKRI; via the coding sequence TTGAAACAATCGCCACTGGTTTCCTCAGCGTTTACAATCAATCACAAGATGGCGCGCATTCATGTTCTGCCTGAGCACGTTGCCAACAAGATTGCCGCAGGTGAAGTGGTGGAACGCCCGGCCTCGGTGGTCAAGGAGTTGCTCGAGAACTCGCTCGATGCCGGCGCGCGCCGCATCAAGGTGCAGGTTGAGGCGGGCGGCAGAAAGCTGATTCAGATCACCGACGACGGCTGCGGCATGGTACGCGACGATGCCTTGCTGGCCTTTGAACGCCATGCCACCTCCAAGATCAAGAATGCTGACGATTTGTTGAATATTGCGACCCTCGGCTTCCGCGGCGAGGCGCTGCCTTCCATCGCCTCAGTGTCGCGGCTGCTGCTGGAAACCCGCGCCGCCGATGAGAGCAGCGGAACGCTCATTGAAATTAACGGTGGCAAGATGCAGCGCGTGGAAGATGCCGGACTGCCATCCGGTACCACCATCACCGTCCGCGATCTGTTCTTCAACATTCCAGCCCGCCGTAAATTTCTGAAAGCCGAGTCCACCGAGCTCTCGCATATTGCCTCGCTGGTCACGCACTATGCGCTGGCGCATCCCGAGATGCACTTTGAATTGCATTCCATGTCGAATGCCATGCTGGTGGCGCCGCCGGTTGCCGGGCACTCTGAGCGGGTCTTTCAGGTTTTTGGGAAAGAGATTCTCGATCAGCTTATCCCGGTTTCGGCAGAGCTACGGCTGGAGCATGTTGGCCTGCCCCAACCTCCGCCCTGGAAGCGCGACGAAGATTATCAGGCGCCCGTTCCAGGGGAGCTTAAGTTGCATGGATTTGTAAGCAAACCTGAGGTTCAGAAGCTCAATCGCAATTCGATTTTTATTTTTGTGAATCGGCGGTTGATTCGTGACCGCGTGGTGCAGCACGCTATCACCGAGGCCTACCGCAACGTTATCCCGCCGACGGTTTTTCCTGTAGTTCTGCTCTTCCTGGAGCTGCCCGGCGAAGAGGTGGATGTGAACGTGCATCCTTCCAAGACCGAGGTCCGCTTCCGGCAGGGTTCGACCGTGCATGATTTTATACGCGACTCGCTGCGGGCGGCCCTGATGCAGGCCCGGCCTGTGCCGCAGTTCACGCGCGAGATTCATACCCAGCCAACGGCACGCCAGGCGCTTACGCAGGGTATTGCTCCTGCCGGTTCAGAATCGGACCTCGCCGCGAATGCCGAGACCGCCCAGAGCAGCGATTTTGTCTTACAAGCGCCCACTCTGCCACCGCGCAATGAGAGTTTTTCATTTCAAGAAGGGATCTCGATTGACGCCAATGCGGCAGCGTCAATGTTGGCGCCTGGACCGGCGGGGCTGGTTTTGGAGACGCGCAACGGATCTTCATGGTGTAGCGGTATTGCTGTTACAGAGAGAGAAGTCGCGCCGGGCCAGAACGAAGGGCCTATTGCTCTGGGGAATCTCAAGCCCCTGGGCCAGATTCGTGATTCGTTTATCATTGCCGCCGATCCCAGCGGTCTGTGGATTATTGACCAGCACGTCGCGCACGAGCGCGTGCTCTTTGAGCGCATCCTGCGGCAGCGGGAGACGCGGCACGTGGAGAGCCAGCGCCTGCTGATGCCGCTGATTGTGGAGCTTACTGCAGGCCAGCAGGCGGTTTTTGCCGAGATCAGCGATGAACTTCGGCGCAACGGATTTGAAGTCGAGCCTTTCGGCGCAGGGACAATCGCCGTGAAGGCTGCGCCCGGCGGGATTGATCCTGCCGACGTCGAGCGCCTGCTGCACGAGCTGCTTGATCACTTGGAAAAAGAGGATCAATCCATCAATTTGGAAAAGTTGCGCGGCGAAATTGCGGCTTCCATCGCCTGCCACGCTGCCATCAAAGTGAACATGCCCCTGGAGCACTCCAAGATGGAGTGGCTCATCTCTGAATTGAGCAAGACACAGTGTCCTATGTCTTGTCCACACGGACGTCCGGTAGTACTGCGGTATTCTGTAAGGGACATCCAAAAGGCATTCAAAAGGATTTAG
- a CDS encoding KTSC domain-containing protein gives MKRLPIDSRAIRSAAYDTELLILEIEFTNGSIYHYYRVPPATYQQFCDADSKGTFVNQSIKPNFEYREIRKPAR, from the coding sequence ATGAAACGCCTGCCCATAGACTCCCGCGCCATCCGCTCTGCGGCATACGATACAGAGCTGCTGATTCTTGAAATCGAATTCACCAACGGGAGCATTTACCACTACTACCGCGTGCCGCCTGCAACCTATCAGCAATTCTGTGACGCCGATTCCAAGGGAACCTTTGTCAATCAAAGCATCAAGCCCAATTTCGAATACCGGGAAATCCGCAAGCCTGCTCGTTGA